A single window of Nicotiana tomentosiformis chromosome 1, ASM39032v3, whole genome shotgun sequence DNA harbors:
- the LOC104103431 gene encoding bidirectional sugar transporter NEC1-like produces the protein MAIFTASQLAFVFGVLGNGVSFLVYLSPIPTFYRIYKRKSTEGFQSIPYSVALFSAMLYLYYAYLKEKNGILLVTINSFGTAIELIYLTIFLIYATREAKIYTTKLVLLLNIGSYGAIVALTYIFAKDETRVTIVGWICAVFSVCVFAAPLSIMRRVIRTRSVEFMPFPLSFFLTICAVMWFFYGLLIKDMYIATPNILGFTFGIAQMILYAIFRNRKQQIQPADSNLKDLTQVVIDMKAMVLEMQENSDPNKEAEVDDTDEKKTKQEVVAQTTSNV, from the exons ATGGCTATCTTCACTGCTTCTCAATTGGCTTTTGTTTTTGGCGTTCTTG GAAATGGGGTGTCGTTCTTGGTGTACTTGTCTCCAAT ACCGACTTTCTATAGGATTTATAAGAGAAAATCAACGGAAGGATTCCAGTCTATACCCTATTCGGTTGCACTATTCAGTGCCATGCTCTACTTGTACTATGCTTATCTCAAGGAGAAGAATGGGATTTTGCTCGTTACTATTAACAGCTTCGGGACTGCCATCGAATTGATATATCTCACAATCTTCTTGATATATGCTACCCGAGAGGCCAAG ATTTACACTACAAAGCTGGTTCTTCTGTTAAATATAGGATCATATGGAGCAATTGTGGCCTTGACATATATATTCGCCAAAGATGAGACGCGAGTCACTATTGTCGGATGGATCTGTGCTGTCTTTTCTGTCTGCGTCTTCGCTGCTCCTCTAAGCATTATG AGACGTGTTATAAGAACAAGGAGCGTTGAGTTCATGCCATTCCCTCTTTCATTCTTCCTCACAATCTGCGCCGTCATGTGGTTTTTCTATGGTCTCTTGATAAAGGACATGTACATTGCC ACGCCAAACATTCTAGGGTTTACATTTGGAATTGCTCAGATGATACTGTACGCGATCTTCAGAAACAGAAAGCAACAAATCCAACCGGCGGACAGTAATCTAAAAGATTTGACACAAGTCGTCATAGACATGAAAGCAATGGTATTGGAGATGCAAGAAAATTCTGATCCGAATAAGGAAGCTGAAGTTGATGATACTGATGAAAAAAAGACTAAGCAAGAAGTTGTTGCACAAACAACTTCCAACGTATGA